A stretch of Gambusia affinis linkage group LG10, SWU_Gaff_1.0, whole genome shotgun sequence DNA encodes these proteins:
- the LOC122838740 gene encoding glypican-5-like isoform X3, producing the protein MFRADLQNVHLFRIILLCFALFPEAGCRSADAGSCHEVKIAYMMRQIGPVELVPERPGTGEPLRVCVHAGPSCCTSKMEDSYMAAVRSEMQHKMRSYSFELKYLIDGHGKAFQEIFESLVSFTSNLTCSLFDSAYSALASDCQLPVFQLFSDIRRHLSGEANSSLNNAVRRFYNDLFPLVYRRLLNPGIGRPSAISHLSFLSNHDDCLWMTQQDVNPFGPHPRLLVSSLSRALGPGRALSRLLRLAGEVVNSTEKVTLSRECGRGLVKMQYCSHCRGLTLIRPCTGLCHNVMKGCLVGVSELGAPWGRLVVLLQRLAATLATSSNHNSMELALLAVRNHVNDAILHAQLHGPRITATVEKVCGPQEPGFMLMDTKSSLIHPVTQATLLASKRSAVTLSASPHRHLQSHPQKSFPLKGSKGDKSRSLKKLSREFEISIQRYQWFLSELPEMLCESEMEVEQHTCWSGEDVVERTRRDVASGWSWTAASLSLFDLFTSSSPSSIYPPTDSFIRPSIHLSVRLFRPPFISTAL; encoded by the exons ATGTTTCGCGCAGACTTACAGAACGTGCACTTGTTTCGgatcattttgttgtgttttgcacTTTTTCCGGAGGCTGGCTGTAGGTCAGCCGATGCAGGCAGCTGTCATGAGGTGAAGATAGCCTACATGATGCGCCAGATAGGCCCCGTGGAACTGGTGCCAGAAAGACCCGGTACAG GGGAGCCGctgagagtgtgtgtgcatgctggGCCCAGCTGCTGTACGAGTAAAATGGAGGACAGTTACATGGCAGCTGTTCGAAGCGAGATGCAGCACAAGATGCGATCCTACAGCTTCGAACTCAAATACCTGATTGATGGACATGGAAAGGCCTTCCAAG aAATCTTTGAGTCACTCGTGTCCTTCACATCGAACCTGACATGCAGTCTGTTTGACAGCGCCTACTCCGCTCTCGCATCAGACTGCCAGCTGCCTGTGTTCCAGCTGTTTTCCGACATCAGACGGCACCTTTCAGGAGAAGCTAACTCCTCCCTCAACAACGCAGTGCGCCGATTTTATAACGATCTCTTCCCGCTGGTGTACCGCCGCCTGCTCAACCCTGGGATTGGCCGTCCATCAGCAATATCTCATTTATCCTTCTTATCCAACCACGATGACTGTCTGTGGATGACACAACAGGATGTCAATCCGTTCGGACCTCATCCTCGACTGCTCGTCAGCAGCCTGTCTCGCGCTCTCGGACCTGGTCGGGCTCTGAGCCGGCTGCTGAGGCTggcaggagaagttgtgaattCAACAGAGAAGGTGACCTTATCCAGGGAGTGTGGACGGGGATTAGTAAAGATGCAGTACTGTTCGCACTGCAGAGGTCTGACGCTGATACGGCCCTGCACTGGACTGTGTCACAATGTCATGAAAGGATGTCTG GTGGGTGTTTCTGAGCTTGGTGCCCCCTGGGGACGCTTGGTGGTATTGCTCCAAAGGTTAGCTGCTACTTTAGCAACCAGCAGCAACCACAACAGCATGGAGCTAGCTCTGCTGGCAGTTCGAAACCATGTGAATGATGCAATACTACACGCACAACTGCACGGTCCACGAATCACAGCTACA GTAGAGAAGGTTTGTGGGCCCCAGGAACCTGGTTTCATGCTTATGGATACAAAGTCATCCCTAATACACCCTGTAACCCAGGCAACACTACTCGCCTCGAAGAGGTCGGCGGTAACTCTGTCTGCTTCACCTCATCGCCACCTGCAGTCGCATCCCCAGAA GTCATTCCCCCTTAAAGGTTCGAAAGGAGACAAAAGTCGAAGCCTGAAAAAGCTATCAAG GGAATTTGAGATCTCCATCCAGCGGTACCAGTGGTTTTTGTCTGAGCTGCCAGAAATGCTTTGTGAAAGTGAAATGGAGGTTGAGCAGCACACATGCTGGAGTGGTGAAGATGTCGTAGAAAG GACCAGAAGAGATGTCGCTTCTGGCTGGAGTTGGACTGCAGCCAGTCTGAGCCTCTTTGACCTCTTTACATCTTCTTCTCCTTCGTCCATCTATCCACCCACTGATTCATTCATCCGACCATCCATTCATCTCTCCGTCCGTCTATTCAGACCTCCATTCATCTCCACCGCCCTCTGA